A window from Trinickia violacea encodes these proteins:
- a CDS encoding NADH:flavin oxidoreductase — MRYPHLFKPLTLNQLTLRNRIVSTAHAEVYAEPGGLPGDRYIRYYEEKAKGGVGLAVCGGSSPVSIDSPQGWWKSVNLATDKIIDPLSRLAEAMHRHGAKIMIQATHMGRRSAFHGEHWPHLMSPSGVREPVHRGNAKIIEVEEIRRIIGDFAAAAKRVKDAGMDGIEISAAHQHLIDQFWSPRTNFRTDEWGGSLTNRLRFGVEVLKAVREAVGPDFCVGLRMCGDEFHEDGLDHEQLKEIAQAMSESGLIDYLGVIGSGADTHNTLANCMPPMALPPEPFVHLAAGIKSVVKLPVMHAQSIRDAGQAERLLASGMVDLVGMTRAQIADPHMVIKIRDGREDEIKQCVGANYCIDRQYNGLDVLCVQNAATSREATMPHVIEKSRGPKRKVVVVGAGPAGLEAARVARLRGHDVVLFEKQNEVGGQILLAAKAPQREQMAGIVRWFDMETKRIGVDRRLGVAADDKMILAEKPDIIVLATGGSSFTNQVPAWGVEEGLAVSSWDILSGRVEPKQNVLVYDGVSTHAGAGVADFISSRGSKVEIVTPDVKVADDVGGTTFPIFYRRLYAQGVIHTPNYWLDRVYEEDGKKIAVLRNEYTEEQEERAVDQVVIENGVTPNDALYWKLKPESVNKGQVDVHKLFAAEPQPSLAEQLGDGRFLLFRVGDCISMHNIHGAIYDALRLAKDF, encoded by the coding sequence ATGCGCTATCCCCATCTGTTCAAACCCCTGACGCTCAACCAGCTCACGCTGCGCAACCGGATCGTCAGCACGGCGCACGCCGAGGTCTATGCGGAGCCGGGCGGGTTGCCCGGCGACCGCTATATCCGCTACTACGAGGAGAAGGCGAAGGGCGGTGTCGGCCTTGCCGTGTGCGGCGGATCGAGCCCGGTGTCGATCGATAGCCCGCAGGGATGGTGGAAGTCGGTGAATCTCGCGACCGACAAGATCATCGATCCGCTCTCGCGCCTCGCCGAAGCGATGCACCGCCACGGCGCAAAGATCATGATCCAGGCGACGCACATGGGACGCCGCTCGGCATTCCATGGCGAGCACTGGCCGCATTTGATGTCGCCCTCGGGGGTGCGCGAGCCCGTGCACCGCGGCAACGCGAAGATCATCGAGGTCGAGGAAATCCGCCGCATCATCGGCGATTTCGCGGCGGCGGCGAAGCGCGTGAAGGATGCCGGAATGGACGGCATCGAGATCTCCGCTGCGCACCAGCATCTGATCGATCAGTTCTGGAGCCCGCGCACGAACTTCCGCACCGACGAATGGGGCGGCAGCCTCACGAACCGGCTGCGCTTCGGTGTCGAAGTCCTGAAGGCGGTGCGCGAGGCGGTCGGCCCCGACTTCTGCGTTGGCCTGCGGATGTGCGGTGACGAATTCCATGAAGACGGTCTCGATCACGAACAATTGAAGGAGATCGCGCAAGCGATGTCCGAGAGCGGCTTGATCGACTATCTCGGCGTGATCGGCTCGGGCGCGGATACGCACAACACGCTCGCCAACTGCATGCCGCCGATGGCGCTGCCACCCGAGCCGTTCGTGCATCTCGCGGCGGGCATCAAGTCGGTCGTCAAGCTGCCGGTGATGCACGCGCAGAGCATTCGCGACGCGGGGCAGGCCGAGCGCTTGCTCGCGAGCGGGATGGTCGATCTCGTCGGCATGACGCGCGCGCAGATCGCCGACCCGCACATGGTCATCAAGATCCGCGACGGACGCGAAGACGAAATCAAGCAATGCGTCGGCGCGAACTATTGCATCGACCGCCAATACAACGGTCTCGACGTGCTGTGCGTGCAGAACGCCGCGACGTCGCGCGAAGCGACGATGCCGCACGTGATCGAGAAGTCGCGTGGGCCGAAGCGCAAGGTCGTCGTGGTCGGCGCCGGCCCGGCGGGTCTGGAAGCCGCTCGCGTCGCGCGTCTGCGCGGCCACGACGTCGTGCTGTTCGAAAAGCAGAACGAAGTCGGCGGACAGATCCTGCTTGCCGCGAAGGCGCCGCAGCGTGAGCAGATGGCGGGCATCGTCCGCTGGTTCGATATGGAGACGAAGCGTATCGGTGTCGACCGGCGCCTCGGCGTCGCTGCCGACGACAAGATGATTCTCGCGGAGAAGCCCGACATCATCGTGCTCGCCACCGGCGGTTCGAGTTTCACGAACCAGGTGCCGGCGTGGGGCGTCGAGGAAGGGCTCGCGGTCAGCTCGTGGGACATTCTCTCGGGACGTGTCGAGCCGAAGCAGAACGTGCTCGTCTACGACGGCGTGAGCACGCATGCGGGCGCGGGTGTGGCCGATTTCATCTCGAGCCGCGGCTCGAAGGTCGAAATCGTCACGCCGGACGTCAAGGTGGCCGACGATGTCGGCGGCACGACGTTCCCGATTTTCTATCGCCGGCTCTACGCGCAGGGCGTGATTCACACGCCGAACTACTGGCTCGATCGCGTGTATGAAGAGGACGGCAAGAAAATCGCCGTGCTGCGCAACGAGTACACGGAAGAGCAAGAGGAGCGTGCCGTCGATCAGGTCGTGATCGAGAACGGCGTCACGCCGAACGACGCGCTCTATTGGAAGCTCAAGCCCGAATCCGTCAACAAAGGACAAGTCGACGTGCACAAGCTCTTCGCAGCCGAGCCGCAGCCGTCGCTCGCGGAGCAACTTGGCGACGGCCGCTTCCTGCTGTTCCGCGTCGGCGATTGCATTTCGATGCACAACATCCACGGCGCGATTTACGACGCACTGCGTCTCGCGAAGGATTTCTGA
- a CDS encoding (Fe-S)-binding protein: MNPAFLITALLWLSVAGLAFAVVKRSSYWRLGRATAPGAFGVANLFAIPKRYFVDLHHVVARDPYIAKTHVATAGGAIAALALVFVNYGLAIYSPWLDKLIFLAALAMLIGTVFVWRRRHTKNVPARLSRGPWDALPWLLGSFALGLLLFVTVPAPAMSKGLAVTFAVLIGIGAFAMTFGAAKGGPMKHAIAGLLHLAFHPRQERFAANREAFTGNGSATPPTALKLPDIEHQEYGVAKPVEFRWNQLLSFDACVQCGKCEAACPAFASGQPLNPKKLIQDLVVGMAGGSDAAYAGSPTPGIAVGQHRGEPNGPIVSSLIEANTLWSCTTCRACVQECPMLIEHVDAIVDMRRNQTLVHGEVPGKGAEVLANLRETGSAGGYDIAARYDWAVDLNAPTAQPGKPVDVLLIAGEGAFDMRYQRTLRALVKVLNKAGVDYAVLGGSETDTGDVARRLGDEATFQRLAKRLIGTLDRLSFKQIVTADPHVMHSLRNEYRALGGRYPVQHHTSFIAELVAQGKLSPKAAAALRDKRVTYHDPCYLGRYNGETEAPRKLLKSIGIQVVEMERHGMRGRCCGGGGGAPLTDIPGKQRIPDIRIADARAIGAEVVAVGCPNCTAMLEGVVGPRPEVLDVAELVAGALE, translated from the coding sequence ATGAATCCGGCCTTTCTGATTACCGCATTGCTGTGGCTGTCGGTGGCGGGGCTCGCGTTCGCGGTCGTAAAGCGCTCGTCGTACTGGCGTCTCGGGCGGGCCACTGCTCCAGGCGCGTTCGGCGTCGCGAACCTGTTCGCGATCCCGAAGCGCTATTTCGTCGATCTGCACCACGTGGTCGCGCGCGATCCCTACATCGCGAAGACGCACGTCGCCACCGCTGGCGGCGCGATCGCTGCGCTCGCGCTGGTGTTCGTCAACTACGGGCTCGCGATTTATTCGCCGTGGCTCGACAAGCTGATCTTTCTTGCGGCGCTCGCGATGCTGATCGGAACGGTGTTCGTGTGGCGCCGCCGTCACACGAAGAACGTGCCGGCGCGGCTCTCGCGCGGCCCCTGGGATGCGCTGCCGTGGCTGCTCGGGTCGTTCGCGCTGGGGCTGCTGCTGTTCGTGACCGTGCCGGCGCCGGCGATGTCGAAGGGGCTTGCCGTGACCTTCGCGGTGCTGATCGGCATCGGCGCGTTTGCGATGACGTTCGGCGCGGCAAAAGGCGGCCCGATGAAGCACGCGATCGCGGGCCTGCTGCATCTCGCGTTCCATCCGCGCCAGGAGCGTTTCGCGGCGAACCGCGAAGCGTTCACCGGCAACGGTAGCGCGACGCCGCCGACTGCGCTGAAGCTGCCCGACATCGAGCATCAGGAATATGGCGTGGCGAAGCCGGTCGAGTTCCGCTGGAACCAGCTCTTGAGCTTCGACGCGTGCGTGCAGTGCGGCAAGTGCGAAGCGGCGTGTCCCGCGTTCGCGTCGGGCCAGCCGCTGAACCCGAAGAAGCTGATTCAGGATCTCGTCGTCGGGATGGCGGGCGGCAGCGACGCGGCCTACGCCGGCAGCCCGACGCCGGGCATCGCGGTCGGTCAGCATCGCGGCGAGCCGAACGGACCGATCGTGTCGAGCCTGATCGAAGCCAATACGCTCTGGTCGTGCACGACCTGCCGCGCGTGCGTGCAAGAGTGTCCGATGCTGATCGAGCACGTCGATGCGATCGTCGACATGCGCCGCAACCAGACGCTCGTGCACGGCGAAGTGCCGGGCAAGGGCGCTGAAGTGCTCGCGAATCTGCGCGAGACCGGCTCGGCGGGCGGCTACGACATCGCGGCGCGCTACGACTGGGCGGTCGATCTGAACGCGCCCACCGCGCAACCGGGCAAGCCCGTCGACGTGCTGCTGATTGCCGGCGAAGGCGCGTTCGACATGCGCTATCAGCGCACGCTGCGTGCGCTGGTGAAGGTGTTGAACAAAGCGGGCGTCGACTATGCGGTGCTCGGCGGCAGTGAAACGGATACGGGCGATGTCGCGCGGCGCCTCGGCGACGAAGCGACGTTCCAGCGGCTCGCAAAACGCTTGATCGGCACGCTCGATCGATTGAGCTTCAAGCAGATCGTTACGGCCGATCCGCACGTGATGCACAGCCTGCGAAACGAATACCGCGCACTGGGCGGACGTTACCCAGTCCAGCATCACACGAGCTTCATCGCGGAGCTGGTCGCGCAAGGCAAGCTCTCGCCGAAGGCCGCGGCCGCGCTGCGCGACAAGCGCGTGACCTATCACGACCCGTGCTACCTGGGCCGCTATAACGGCGAGACCGAAGCGCCGCGCAAGCTGCTGAAATCGATCGGCATCCAGGTGGTCGAAATGGAGCGGCACGGCATGCGCGGACGCTGCTGCGGCGGTGGCGGCGGTGCGCCGCTGACCGATATTCCCGGCAAGCAGCGCATTCCCGATATCCGGATCGCGGATGCGCGTGCGATCGGTGCGGAAGTGGTTGCTGTCGGATGCCCGAATTGCACGGCGATGCTCGAGGGCGTGGTCGGCCCGCGTCCGGAAGTGCTGGACGTGGCGGAACTCGTCGCCGGCGCGCTGGAGTGA
- a CDS encoding DUF5943 domain-containing protein, giving the protein MQPQLPIDVDPNTGVWTTDALAMLYVPRHFFTNNHTAVEEALGREAYAEILYKAGYKSAYHWCDKEAKQHGISGMAVFEHYLKRLSQRGWGLFKIVEADPASAHARIELRHSSFVLQQPGKEGKLCYMFAGWFAGAMDWVNDTSDSGKHAPRSQSKEVQCAAEGHDHCVFEVSPLAQ; this is encoded by the coding sequence ATGCAACCGCAACTGCCGATCGACGTCGATCCCAATACCGGCGTCTGGACCACCGACGCGCTGGCGATGCTGTACGTCCCGCGTCATTTCTTCACGAACAACCACACGGCCGTCGAGGAAGCGCTCGGCCGCGAGGCGTATGCCGAGATTCTTTACAAGGCCGGCTACAAGTCCGCGTATCACTGGTGCGATAAGGAAGCAAAGCAGCACGGCATCAGCGGCATGGCGGTTTTCGAGCACTACTTGAAACGCCTGTCGCAACGCGGTTGGGGGCTCTTCAAGATCGTCGAGGCGGATCCGGCAAGTGCGCATGCGCGCATCGAGCTGCGCCATTCGTCGTTCGTGCTCCAGCAGCCGGGCAAGGAAGGCAAGCTTTGCTACATGTTTGCCGGGTGGTTCGCGGGAGCGATGGACTGGGTGAACGACACAAGCGATAGCGGCAAGCATGCGCCGCGTTCGCAATCGAAAGAAGTGCAATGTGCGGCCGAAGGCCACGACCATTGCGTATTCGAAGTTTCGCCGCTTGCTCAATAA
- a CDS encoding dipeptidase translates to MSTLHQDSIIIDGLNISKFERSVFEDMRKGGITAANCTVSVWENFTKTVDNIGVMKKKIRDNGELLTLVRATDDIFRAKQEGKTGVILGFQNAHAFEDNLGYIEAFADMGVRVVQLCYNTQNLVGTGCYERDGGLSDFGREVITEMNRVGIMVDLSHVGGNTSSEAIAFSKKPVCYSHCLPSGLKQHPRNKSDEQLKEIADAGGFVGVTMFAPFLKRGIEATIDDYIEAIDYVVNLIGEDAVGIGTDFTQDYAKEFFDMLTHDKGRYRQLTNFGKVINPEGIRTIGEFPNLTTAMERAGWSETRIRKIMGENWVRVFKDVWGA, encoded by the coding sequence ATGAGCACGCTGCATCAGGACAGCATCATCATCGACGGCCTGAACATCTCGAAGTTCGAGCGTTCGGTATTCGAAGACATGAGAAAGGGCGGCATCACGGCCGCGAACTGCACGGTGTCGGTCTGGGAGAACTTCACGAAGACCGTGGACAACATCGGCGTGATGAAGAAGAAGATCCGTGACAACGGCGAATTGCTGACGCTGGTTCGCGCGACGGACGACATTTTCCGCGCGAAGCAGGAAGGCAAGACCGGGGTCATCCTGGGCTTCCAGAACGCGCACGCGTTCGAGGACAACCTCGGCTATATCGAAGCGTTCGCCGACATGGGCGTGCGTGTCGTGCAGCTCTGCTACAACACGCAGAACCTCGTCGGCACCGGCTGCTACGAGCGTGACGGCGGCTTGTCCGACTTCGGCCGTGAAGTGATCACTGAGATGAACCGCGTCGGGATCATGGTCGACTTGTCGCACGTCGGCGGCAATACGTCATCGGAAGCGATCGCGTTCTCGAAGAAGCCCGTCTGCTACTCGCACTGCCTGCCGTCGGGGCTCAAGCAGCATCCGCGCAACAAGAGCGACGAGCAATTGAAAGAGATCGCCGATGCCGGTGGTTTTGTCGGCGTGACGATGTTTGCGCCGTTCCTGAAGCGCGGCATCGAAGCGACGATCGACGACTACATCGAAGCGATCGATTATGTCGTGAACCTGATCGGCGAAGACGCAGTCGGCATCGGCACGGATTTCACGCAGGACTACGCGAAGGAATTCTTCGACATGCTCACGCACGACAAGGGCCGCTATCGCCAGCTGACGAATTTCGGCAAGGTGATCAACCCGGAAGGCATTCGCACGATCGGCGAGTTTCCGAACCTGACCACCGCGATGGAGCGCGCGGGCTGGAGCGAGACGCGCATCCGCAAGATCATGGGCGAGAACTGGGTGCGCGTGTTCAAGGACGTGTGGGGCGCGTAA